In Rutidosis leptorrhynchoides isolate AG116_Rl617_1_P2 chromosome 2, CSIRO_AGI_Rlap_v1, whole genome shotgun sequence, one genomic interval encodes:
- the LOC139892287 gene encoding probable protein phosphatase 2C 12, giving the protein MAAVTGEHHTIPLSVLLKRELASEKTERPEITSGQSNQSKKGEDFTLLKSECQRVLGDGVTTYSVFGIFDGHNGSAAAIYTKENLLNNVLGAIPRDLNRDEWITVLPRALVAGFVKTDKDFQEQVQSSGTTVTFVIIEGSVITVASVGDSRCIFESADGALYYLSADHRLDCSEEERERVTSSGGEVGRLNAGGGTQIGPLRCWPGGLCLSRSIGDLDVGEFIVPVPYVKQVKLSSAGGRMIIASDGVWDAMSAEAALVCCRGLQPDAAAAQIVKEAVEFKGLRDDTTCIVVDILPPEKTNSHIPHTKKTGKKVLKSMFRRKSSGSPPQVDDVYLPLDVVEELIEEGSALLSERLHTKYPLCNLFKLFSCAVCQKEMKPGEGISILEGLCNSAKPRPWDGPFLCLSCHEKREAMEGKRP; this is encoded by the exons ATGGCTGCTGTTACGGGTGAGCATCACACTATtccgttatctgtgttgttgaagcGCGAATTGGCTAGTGAGAAGACCGAAAGACCGGAGATTACTAGTGGTCAGTCTAATCAGTCGAAGAAAGGGGAGGATTTCACTTTGCTTAAATCTGAATGCCAACGCGTTTTAGGAGACGGTGTGACTACGTATTCTGTTTTCGGG ATATTTGATGGTCACAATGGGTCTGCAGCAGCTATATATACTAAGGAGAATCTTTTAAACAATGTCTTGGGTGCCATTCCAAGAGACCTTAACCGAGATGAATGGATTACAGTGTTGCCTAGGGCATTGGTCGCAGGATTTGTCAAAACAGATAAAGATTTCCAAGAACAAG TTCAATCATCAGGAACTACTGTCACGTTTGTAATTATTGAAGGATCAGTTATAACCGTAGCTTCTGTTGGTGATTCTCGCTGCATATTTGAGTCTGCAGATGGGGCCTTATATTATCTATCAGCAGATCACAGACTTGATTGCAGTGAAGAAGA GAGGGAGCGTGTCACTTCAAGTGGTGGTGAGGTTGGCCGGCTTAATGCTGGTGGAGGCACACAA ATTGGTCCTTTAAGATGTTGGCCTGGCGGCTTGTGTCTATCACGATCAATCGGAGATCTAGACGTTGGAGAGTTTATTGTTCCTGTTCCTTATGTTAAACAAGTGAAG CTATCCTCTGCTGGTGGAAGAATGATTATTGCAAGTGATGGTGTCTGGGATGCCATGTCAGCAGAAGCAGCTCTAGTTTGTTGTCGTGGACTGCAACCAGATGCGGCTGCTGCCCAAATCGTTAAA GAAGCTGTAGAATTTAAGGGGCTGAGAGATGATACAACCTGTATTGTTGTAGATATACTACCTCCAGAAAAGACAAACTCTCATATACCACATACTAAGAAGACTGGTAAAAAGGTATTGAAGTCCATGTTTAGGAGAAAAAGTTCGGGGTCACCGCCTCAGGTTGATGACGTGTATCTGCCGTTAGATGTGGTAGAGGAGCTTATAGAAGAAGGATCAGCTTTGCTTTCAGAAAG GTTACATACCAAATACCCTCTTTGTAATCTGTTCAAATTGTTCTCTTGTGCGGTGTGTCAAAAAGAAATGAAGCCTGGGGAGGGTATTTCAATACTTGAAGGATTATGTAATTCTGCAAAACCAAGGCCATGGGATGGCCCTTTTCTTTGCTTAAGCTGCCATGAGAAAAGAGAAGCCATGGAAGGCAAAAGACCTTAA